The following are from one region of the Primulina eburnea isolate SZY01 chromosome 17, ASM2296580v1, whole genome shotgun sequence genome:
- the LOC140818390 gene encoding protein LNK1-like translates to MRNMKLEQGSWSSPPNGAFPSSSDSSSVKEVSSFPSENARESGFEAHNKDPNGGENCEKKDIIFSDESNAADTYSFSDDLGDITQTSNDIDFFDNSKEKDSGDFLYDGWPEIGSFADVDRMFRSSDSMFGLGANKEDELNWLSAEGTEDIPKSDFGFPLPESYAGKNLLQNDDPMETYYVDDPSMTCGPILVKDSSWPVDKYDFSLAKRPAMNESKYELIPEEETDGHRKQSKNQNQCDGNRKRHCYGNVNSNCLDSDNNCFPDQTIMNPMPSSTKFQSKGLLNSPPGESSHASSQLQSLEGFHHSYLVSDIEGNENIENLQYHLGSQQSLNRNLGNTGVTLQPATCTSVSVGKLHFSGSEFESHRGSDGINSVISAELGFSNVLESSTKNSCLDAISLEAASFLQLQLVMKQLDLRTKLCIRDSLYRLARSAERRHSHANRDDAYGDKRETSGAFMADRINKHTGSMDMETDTNPIDRSIAHLLFHRPSDTYAVPANDSSPFRSPRMVHGAITTTITVDNLVCGDENYTEIDKGGSNR, encoded by the exons ATGAGAAACATGAAATTGGAACAAGGTTCATGGTCCTCCCCACCAAATGGTGCATTCCCATCTTCATCTGACAGTAGCTCAGTAAAAGAAGTATCGAGTTTCCCTTCTGAAAACGCCAGGGAATCTGGGTTCGAAGCTCATAATAAAGACCCCAACGGTGGAGAGAACTGTGAGAAGAAAGACATCATATTCAGTGATGAGAGCAATGCAGCTGATACCTACTCTTTTAGTGATGATCTTGGTGACATAACTCAAACAAGCAACGATATAGATTTCTTTGATAACTCCAAAGAAAAAGATTCCGGTGATTTTTTATATGATGGTTGGCCTGAAATAGGAAGCTTTGCCGATGTTGACAGGATGTTTAG GAGTTCTGATTCAATGTTTGGACTGGGGGCCAATAAGGAAGACGAGTTGAATTGGTTGTCTGCAGAAGGAACTGAAGACATTCCAAAGTCAGACTTTGGGTTTCCATTGCCTGAGTCATATGCAGGGAAAAATCTTTTGCAAAATGATGACCCCATGGAGACTTACTATGTTGATGATCCTTCCATGACTTGTGGACCTATTTTGGTGAAAGACAGTTCTTGGCCCGTGGACAAGTATGATTTTTCTTTGGCAAAAAGACCTGCTATGAATGAAAGCAAATATGAGCTCATCCCCGAAGAAGAG ACGGATGGGCACAGAAAGCAATCAAAGAACCAGAACCAGTGTGATGGAAACAGAAAAAGGCATTGCTATGGAAATGTCAATTCCAATTGTCTTG ATTCAGATAACAACTGCTTTCCAGATCAAACTATCATGAATCCAATGCCATCTTCGACGAAATTCCAGAGTAAGGGTTTGTTAAATTCTCCACCTGGAGAATCATCCCATGCTTCCAGTCAATTGCAATCCCTGGAGGGTTTTCACCATTCTTACCTGGTCTCTGATATTGAAGGGAATGAAAACATAGAAAATCTACAATATCATCTAGGAAGTCAACAATCCCTGAACAGAAATCTTGGAAATACAGGTGTGACATTGCAGCCCGCCACATGTACTTCTGTCTCTGTAGGAAAATTACACTTTTCTGGAAGTGAATTTGAGAGTCACCGTGGTAGTGACGGCATCAACTCAGTAATTTCAGCAGAGTTAGGCTTCTCAAATGTGCTTGAAAGCTCAACGAAAAATTCATGTTTGGATGCAATTTCACTTGAAGCAGCTAGTTTTCTCCAGCTTCAGCTTGTAATGAAACAG TTGGATTTGAGAACTAAGCTATGCATAAGGGATAGCTTGTATCGTTTGGCTCGGAGTGCTGAGCGGAGGCATAGCCATGCAAACCGAGATGATGCTTATGGAGACAAGAGAGAAACTAGTGGAGCATTCATGGCTGATAGAATCAATAA GCATACTGGAAGCATGGACATGGAGACTGATACGAATCCCATTGACCGCTCAATTGCACACTTGCTCTTTCACAGGCCCTCAGACACATATGCAGTGCCTGCAAATGATTCTTCTCCATTCAGATCACCAAGAATG GTTCACGGTGCCATCACTACAACAATAACGGTTGATAACCTGGTTTGCGGTGATGAAAATTATACGGAGATAGATAAAGGAGGCTCTAATCGATGA